A region of bacterium DNA encodes the following proteins:
- a CDS encoding flagellin, which yields MSTRINHNMLSMSAQRSIWTTQNDLDASVQKLSTGLRINNSWDDPTGLGVSERMRANIAGMQEAEKNATYDVNMLQTAEGALGVIDEKLVRMRAIAVQASNGILTTLDRQVANVEFQQLKSEVNRIAKTTNYNGFYLIDGSHAAATANTDTTLALGYNGVSETDASGIKFHIGENNIAGQDFYYVNLGDMTSSALGLNSLNVADTASSQVAVDTLIKAINSKDTERTFIGSMVERLQNSILNLKISQESATNSESTIRDTDFAAEMSKFTRAQILMQTGVSMLSTANQLPNIVSQLVG from the coding sequence ATGAGTACACGGATTAATCACAACATGCTGTCGATGTCGGCGCAGCGTTCAATCTGGACAACCCAGAATGATCTCGATGCGTCGGTGCAGAAGCTGTCGACAGGCCTTCGGATCAATAATTCTTGGGATGATCCGACAGGCTTGGGTGTCTCGGAGCGCATGAGGGCGAATATCGCCGGTATGCAGGAAGCCGAGAAGAACGCGACCTACGACGTCAATATGTTACAGACGGCCGAAGGCGCGCTGGGTGTTATCGATGAGAAGCTCGTCCGCATGCGCGCCATCGCGGTGCAGGCTTCCAACGGTATCCTGACCACGTTGGACCGGCAGGTGGCCAACGTGGAATTCCAGCAGCTCAAGAGCGAAGTAAATCGTATTGCCAAGACGACCAACTACAACGGCTTCTATCTGATCGACGGCAGCCACGCGGCGGCCACGGCGAACACCGATACCACCCTCGCTTTGGGTTACAACGGTGTTTCCGAGACCGACGCCTCGGGCATCAAGTTCCACATCGGTGAGAACAATATCGCCGGTCAGGATTTCTACTATGTGAACCTGGGCGACATGACCTCCTCCGCATTGGGTCTGAACAGCCTGAACGTGGCGGACACGGCGTCCTCGCAGGTCGCGGTGGACACGTTGATCAAGGCCATCAATTCGAAAGACACGGAGCGTACGTTCATCGGCTCGATGGTCGAGCGCCTCCAGAACAGTATTCTGAATCTCAAGATCTCGCAGGAAAGCGCGACCAATTCCGAGTCGACGATCCGTGATACGGACTTCGCCGCGGAAATGTCGAAGTTTACCCGCGCGCAGATCCTGATGCAGACAGGTGTCTCGATGCTGAGCACAGCCAATCAGCTCCCGAACATCGTCTCGCAGCTTGTAGGATAA
- the fliD gene encoding flagellar filament capping protein FliD, with amino-acid sequence MSSNPTSTVSGLVSGMDWETTIKQLLAIERRPQIMLQDRKDQNDTKLSLWAQIQSKVQNLQSAMEGMDQRSEFAVKSASSSDPSLVAVAANASAAEGAHTLEVLQLAKAHRIAAQGWPDKSQTGVGDSGGNFVIQVNGHTITLADADLSPSTTLEDLRNLINGSADNQGLVTASIVDDGSGTNHYRLVLTSDATGTDNQIVISNNPTGLDFANNRIDTAETGPNWTGTSALTTLGSYSGTTNKTFTFTVAGSGTQTVGSGDMTLNWVDSLGNTGSVVVPNGYAGDNLAVSEGVQISLGAGDLVAGQSFDVDVFTPQLTAAQDAHIRMDGIFMSKASNTVTDVLDGVTINLLSADANKTVNLSISNDKQAVKDKIQSFVTSYNSLMTDMSTFSAYDDKNKVSAPLTGDSFLSSIRSRLLSTVAEAVKGLPDSVRYNNLSSVGITSGTGGQLSVDSEALDTALDEHFEDVVNFFTKDFTSEDSKVFFVNAGENTQPGSYNLQFSYDASGAISGATINGHAATVDGQLIHGAAGTPVEGLILGFTHSGGGAGSVNTGIRFSQGITGSIAAESAQIVNDTTGTVHFAMDDLTKANESLDRQITSWDSRLSTTEERLRHQFTQLETLISQMKNQSSYLSATLG; translated from the coding sequence ATGTCTTCAAATCCAACATCCACTGTGTCGGGGTTGGTGTCCGGCATGGATTGGGAAACGACGATCAAACAGCTTCTGGCGATTGAACGTCGTCCTCAAATCATGCTCCAGGATCGAAAAGATCAAAATGACACCAAGTTGAGTTTGTGGGCGCAGATCCAATCGAAGGTCCAGAATCTCCAAAGTGCGATGGAGGGCATGGACCAGCGGTCTGAGTTCGCGGTAAAATCGGCATCCTCCTCCGATCCATCGTTAGTGGCGGTTGCGGCTAATGCCTCTGCGGCTGAAGGAGCGCACACCCTCGAAGTGCTGCAGCTCGCCAAGGCCCACAGAATCGCGGCACAGGGATGGCCAGACAAGAGTCAAACCGGCGTCGGTGACAGCGGTGGTAACTTCGTGATCCAGGTCAACGGACATACCATCACTCTCGCCGACGCCGATCTCTCTCCGTCCACCACCCTGGAGGACCTGCGCAATCTCATCAACGGCTCCGCCGACAACCAGGGGCTGGTCACCGCGTCCATCGTCGACGATGGCTCGGGAACGAACCACTACCGCCTCGTCCTTACGTCCGACGCGACGGGCACCGATAACCAGATTGTCATTTCCAACAACCCGACCGGTCTGGACTTTGCCAACAATCGCATCGACACCGCGGAAACCGGTCCCAACTGGACAGGCACGTCGGCCCTGACCACATTGGGGAGCTATTCCGGCACCACCAACAAAACCTTCACGTTCACCGTGGCCGGTTCGGGAACCCAGACCGTCGGCAGCGGGGACATGACTCTCAACTGGGTCGACAGCCTCGGCAATACCGGATCGGTCGTCGTCCCCAATGGCTACGCGGGCGACAATCTCGCGGTCTCCGAAGGCGTACAGATCTCCCTTGGCGCGGGCGACCTCGTGGCCGGACAATCGTTCGATGTGGACGTCTTCACGCCGCAGCTTACCGCCGCGCAGGATGCCCATATCCGCATGGACGGCATCTTTATGTCCAAGGCGTCCAACACCGTCACCGATGTGCTCGACGGCGTCACCATCAACTTGCTGTCTGCCGACGCCAACAAGACCGTCAACCTGTCGATCTCCAATGACAAGCAGGCGGTCAAGGACAAGATCCAGAGCTTCGTGACGTCCTACAATTCGCTGATGACGGACATGTCCACCTTCTCGGCGTACGATGACAAGAACAAAGTGTCCGCGCCGCTGACCGGGGACAGTTTTCTGAGTTCCATTCGCTCCCGGCTGTTGTCGACCGTCGCCGAAGCGGTTAAGGGGCTTCCGGATTCCGTCCGCTACAACAACCTGTCGTCGGTGGGGATTACGAGCGGCACGGGCGGACAGCTCAGCGTCGACAGCGAAGCCCTCGACACCGCCCTTGACGAGCACTTCGAGGATGTCGTCAACTTTTTCACCAAGGATTTCACGTCGGAAGACAGCAAAGTGTTCTTCGTCAACGCGGGCGAGAATACGCAGCCGGGCTCCTACAATCTGCAATTCAGCTATGACGCGTCCGGCGCGATTTCCGGCGCGACCATCAACGGCCATGCGGCCACGGTGGATGGTCAGCTTATCCATGGCGCGGCCGGAACCCCCGTCGAAGGGTTGATTCTCGGCTTCACCCATTCGGGCGGCGGCGCAGGCAGCGTCAACACCGGCATCCGTTTCTCGCAGGGCATCACCGGATCTATCGCCGCCGAATCCGCTCAAATCGTCAATGACACCACCGGGACGGTTCACTTTGCGATGGATGACCTGACCAAAGCCAATGAGTCCCTTGACCGTCAGATTACATCCTGGGATAGCCGTCTGTCGACCACCGAGGAACGGCTGCGGCATCAGTTCACCCAGCTCGAGACCCTGATTTCACAAATGAAGAACCAAAGCAGTTATCTTTCTGCCACTCTTGGATGA
- the fliS gene encoding flagellar export chaperone FliS, with product MKLNSTHTIYKEADVACSRPQLVLMLLDAAGRYSREAASHLRAERWAEKGQAVDAAFECLAELRKGLDMTAGGEAAANLDQMYDFLITKLTIGNASRDAAQFDQVAQAVQTLRDAWEQLFERLRAEGKLVADDGAIIR from the coding sequence ATGAAACTGAATTCTACGCACACGATCTACAAGGAGGCGGACGTCGCCTGCAGCCGTCCGCAACTCGTGCTCATGCTGCTCGACGCCGCCGGCCGCTATTCCCGCGAAGCCGCGTCTCATCTGCGGGCCGAACGCTGGGCCGAAAAGGGCCAGGCCGTTGACGCCGCTTTCGAATGCCTGGCCGAACTCCGCAAGGGCCTGGATATGACCGCCGGAGGCGAGGCCGCCGCCAATCTCGATCAGATGTACGACTTCCTGATTACCAAGCTGACCATCGGCAATGCGTCCCGCGACGCCGCGCAATTCGATCAGGTTGCCCAAGCGGTACAGACCTTGCGTGATGCGTGGGAACAGCTCTTCGAACGTCTCCGCGCCGAAGGTAAACTCGTCGCCGATGATGGCGCCATCATACGGTAG
- a CDS encoding response regulator yields the protein MSRILLIDDDVQVNEVMKATLEVLGHNVVAVEDPQKIAETLTTFHPDVTLVDYMLPGISGLDVLRELSHSDPHSIRYLATGMADFRLLQRAVDAGASSLLSKPYRITDLVALMDLAAQLAAALHAEQTPGNAADASLCLNFSMAETADMGDMIGQLISFARSHGAEDDVATRRLPLIAGALVRNARVHGVAQGADSFTVEIEDSGTNFRLNVTDNGRGFDSQKAVARARSSMDKPCASGLQLVLALSNELRFENNGCRACVTLGKSGRETP from the coding sequence GTGAGTCGAATTCTACTGATTGACGACGACGTTCAGGTGAATGAAGTGATGAAAGCGACCCTCGAGGTCCTCGGACACAATGTTGTGGCCGTCGAAGATCCGCAGAAGATCGCCGAGACCCTGACAACCTTCCACCCCGACGTCACGCTGGTGGACTATATGCTGCCCGGCATTTCGGGTCTCGACGTGTTGCGCGAACTCAGCCACTCCGATCCCCATTCCATCCGCTACCTTGCCACAGGAATGGCCGATTTCCGGTTACTGCAGCGCGCGGTAGATGCCGGAGCCAGTTCCCTGTTGAGCAAGCCCTATCGCATCACCGACCTCGTCGCGCTCATGGACCTGGCCGCGCAACTTGCCGCCGCTCTGCATGCGGAGCAAACGCCCGGCAACGCGGCGGACGCGTCCCTGTGCCTGAATTTTTCTATGGCCGAAACGGCGGACATGGGCGACATGATCGGCCAACTGATCTCCTTTGCCCGCAGCCATGGGGCGGAGGATGACGTGGCCACTCGCCGCCTGCCGCTCATCGCCGGCGCGCTGGTCCGCAACGCCCGTGTGCACGGCGTTGCACAGGGCGCAGACTCGTTCACGGTAGAAATCGAAGACAGCGGAACGAATTTCCGCCTGAATGTGACCGATAACGGCCGGGGCTTCGACTCGCAGAAGGCCGTTGCCCGCGCCCGCTCCTCTATGGACAAGCCCTGTGCCTCGGGACTGCAGCTTGTACTCGCGTTGAGTAATGAGCTGCGCTTCGAAAACAACGGCTGCCGCGCGTGCGTAACTCTCGGCAAATCCGGACGGGAAACGCCATGA
- a CDS encoding HAMP domain-containing sensor histidine kinase, with protein MTSAGAANGSPHPLGKNLLPPDLIAGGEAGFLPVVLHLLDLLPLACRIVDADRRVVWQTPALQNLLTLNGDLCCESLGCQHHAADCPSLRTIQSGRAQRANRWLGRLYVSVETVPLTAAIDGRDASFEFFTDITIEKRLETAYIQQQELLEATNKAMIEINHHLEAAQQELEVKNQSLEQANDQLRSLDRLKDEFISIVSHELKAPLTSIKGSVDLIQLFERDKLSPKGSELLAICRRSTDRLNGMVKDLLDVARIESGRLSLEFVRFPLHSVIVECFETSRTLAEQKSLRLDNGVPEELEIEADYGRLLQVLINLVNNAIKFTDQGGITVDALAEPAVVTITVTDTGIGIPEDAQATIFEKFGQVGSTLHRNTNGTGLGLSIVRGIVREHGGEIGVQSVPGHGSCFTFTIPQPPGKVRAYAASPLD; from the coding sequence ATGACATCCGCGGGCGCCGCCAACGGGAGTCCGCATCCCTTAGGGAAGAACCTCCTCCCACCGGACCTGATTGCCGGCGGGGAGGCAGGATTTTTGCCTGTTGTTTTGCATTTGCTGGATCTGCTGCCGCTGGCCTGCCGCATCGTGGATGCAGACCGCCGCGTGGTGTGGCAGACACCCGCACTGCAAAACCTGCTGACGCTCAACGGGGACCTGTGCTGCGAGAGCCTTGGCTGTCAGCACCATGCTGCCGACTGCCCGAGCCTGCGCACCATCCAGTCGGGCCGCGCCCAGCGCGCCAACCGCTGGCTTGGCCGGCTGTATGTGTCCGTGGAAACGGTGCCGCTGACCGCCGCCATTGATGGCCGCGACGCCAGCTTCGAATTTTTCACGGACATCACCATCGAAAAGCGGCTCGAGACCGCCTATATTCAGCAGCAGGAACTGCTGGAAGCCACCAACAAGGCGATGATCGAAATCAATCATCACCTCGAAGCGGCGCAGCAGGAACTCGAAGTCAAGAATCAATCCCTCGAGCAGGCCAATGATCAATTACGCTCGCTGGATCGTCTGAAAGATGAGTTCATCAGTATCGTCTCCCATGAACTCAAAGCGCCGCTCACATCGATTAAGGGATCGGTTGATCTGATTCAGCTCTTCGAACGGGACAAACTCAGCCCCAAAGGCAGCGAGCTGCTGGCCATCTGCCGCCGCAGCACGGACCGCCTGAACGGCATGGTCAAGGATCTGCTGGACGTCGCTCGCATCGAATCGGGCCGCCTCAGTCTGGAATTCGTGCGTTTCCCCCTGCACTCGGTGATTGTCGAGTGCTTCGAGACGTCGCGCACTCTTGCCGAGCAGAAATCCCTCAGGCTGGACAACGGCGTGCCCGAGGAACTGGAAATTGAGGCGGACTATGGCCGCCTGCTGCAGGTCCTGATCAATCTCGTGAACAACGCCATCAAGTTCACCGATCAGGGCGGCATCACGGTAGACGCTCTTGCCGAACCTGCCGTGGTCACGATCACCGTGACCGACACGGGTATCGGCATCCCCGAAGACGCTCAGGCAACTATTTTCGAAAAGTTCGGGCAGGTCGGCAGCACCTTACATCGGAACACCAACGGCACCGGCTTGGGATTGTCCATCGTGCGCGGGATCGTTCGGGAGCATGGCGGTGAAATCGGAGTGCAGAGCGTGCCGGGCCATGGCAGTTGCTTTACCTTCACGATTCCCCAACCTCCAGGAAAGGTACGCGCCTATGCCGCCAGTCCTCTTGATTGA
- a CDS encoding response regulator, protein MPPVLLIDDDPDIRVLVEMALRLHDIDTIACSQGMEGLKALETSIFSLVILDVMMPDMSGYEVLHTIATRFGTQAPPVAVFSARPPDALARELHGLPVACILPKPFEPDKLATIVEALIRK, encoded by the coding sequence ATGCCGCCAGTCCTCTTGATTGATGACGATCCGGATATACGCGTGCTCGTAGAGATGGCTCTCCGCCTGCACGACATCGACACCATTGCCTGTTCGCAGGGTATGGAAGGCCTGAAGGCTCTCGAGACGTCCATCTTCAGCCTGGTCATCCTCGATGTGATGATGCCGGACATGTCCGGCTATGAAGTGTTACATACGATAGCCACGCGCTTCGGGACTCAGGCGCCACCGGTCGCGGTGTTCTCCGCCCGGCCTCCCGACGCGCTGGCCCGGGAACTCCACGGTTTGCCCGTCGCCTGCATCCTGCCCAAACCCTTTGAGCCGGACAAGCTGGCCACGATTGTTGAAGCTCTAATAAGGAAATAA
- a CDS encoding Hpt domain-containing protein, translating into MAESQPSRVVKELRAAYLKSLAVKMTELAEALKARQFSAIVRLGHQLKGSGRSYGLPEISDLGARMEEAAENRRLTVLEPLLAEFEATMNHVADDQPTSEKS; encoded by the coding sequence ATGGCCGAGTCTCAACCCAGCCGGGTGGTGAAGGAGCTGCGCGCGGCATACCTGAAATCCCTGGCGGTGAAGATGACAGAACTCGCGGAGGCTCTCAAGGCCCGCCAATTTTCCGCGATTGTTCGCCTCGGACACCAACTCAAGGGCTCCGGCCGTTCCTATGGCCTGCCCGAAATCTCGGACCTTGGCGCTCGCATGGAAGAGGCCGCCGAAAATCGCCGGCTGACCGTGCTGGAACCCCTGCTGGCCGAGTTCGAGGCGACGATGAACCACGTCGCCGATGATCAACCTACGTCGGAGAAATCGTGA